The sequence AGCGGGTTCCCGAGCGCGGCCGCGTCGTACCCCAGCGCGGCGACCGTCACCGCGGAGTAGGGGATCGCGGAGAGCGCGTCGGACAGCGAATCGTCCATCGGGGCGACCATTCCGGCCGCCGCGTACGCGGGGGCGGCGACCACCACGACATCCGCGGTCATCTCCTCCCGGACGCCGCCGGCCGACAGCGACAGGAGGTACTCCTCGCCGCGCCGCTCGATCCGGTCCACCGCAACGTTCAGGTGAAGACCGTCGGCCAGCCGTCCCGCGAGAACGTCCGTCAGCGCCTGCACCCCGGAGTCGAACGACATCAGCACGCCGCCCGGACCCGCCGACATCTCCCCCGCGACGCCCCGCTTCCGCTTCTCCCTCCGCACGCCGAGCATCCCCCGGACCAGCCCGCCGTACCGGCTCTCCAGGTCGAAGATGACGGGGAAGCAGGAGCGCAGCGACATCCTGTCCGGATCGCCCGCGAAGATGCCGGTGACCATCGGGTCGATCAGCTTCTCCAGCGCCTCGGGCCCCAGCCGCCTGCGCGCGAACTCCCCGAGCGATTCGTCGACCCCGCGCGGCGCCGCGGGCGCGAACGGCTCCCCGAGGATGCGGAGCCTCCCCGGCAGGGAGAGGAGCTTGGACCGGAAGAAGGCGGGCGGGGTCTCCGGGAGCCGGTGGAGCGCCCCGCCGGAGTAGATGAACCGCTTGCGGGCGAGGTCGGAGGAGCGCGACAGCCGCCCCTCGATCCCGAGCTCACGGACCAGCTCCATGCCGAACGGCTTGTTCGTCAGGAATCCGTTGGGTCCCCACTCCATGTTGAAACCGTCCTGCCGGATCGTGCGCATCTTCCCGCCGGGCACGGCTTCCGATTCCAGCAGGAGGATCTCCGCCCCGTTCCCCGCCTCGGCAAGA is a genomic window of Deltaproteobacteria bacterium containing:
- the hemG gene encoding protoporphyrinogen oxidase translates to MPRIVIVGAGLSGLCTAHYLVRHLAEAGNGAEILLLESEAVPGGKMRTIRQDGFNMEWGPNGFLTNKPFGMELVRELGIEGRLSRSSDLARKRFIYSGGALHRLPETPPAFFRSKLLSLPGRLRILGEPFAPAAPRGVDESLGEFARRRLGPEALEKLIDPMVTGIFAGDPDRMSLRSCFPVIFDLESRYGGLVRGMLGVRREKRKRGVAGEMSAGPGGVLMSFDSGVQALTDVLAGRLADGLHLNVAVDRIERRGEEYLLSLSAGGVREEMTADVVVVAAPAYAAAGMVAPMDDSLSDALSAIPYSAVTVAALGYDAAALGNPLDGFGFLIPRGEKRKILGALWDSSVFPNRAPEGKALIRVMVGGVRAPELAALPEERLFALVRAELADILGIGAEPVLARSFFHDRGIPQYLVGHGKVLERIDARLARSPGLHLNSNAYRGIALNDCVRESRATAERIAKTL